A portion of the Cellulophaga algicola DSM 14237 genome contains these proteins:
- a CDS encoding cytochrome c oxidase subunit 3 has product MDLTEGTIEQKTGRAKKMMLWFGIVSLLMTFAGWTSAYIVSSTREDWLTDFQLPGIFFISTGVLILSSLTFILAKMAMRGNKSSLCTSFLITTLVLGVIFILLQFRGFSEIVAQGFYFTGESSSVTTSYIFLIAMVHILHVVAGLISLLVVITNQLKGKYSPENLLGIELGATFWHFLDLLWVYLMLFFYFFK; this is encoded by the coding sequence ATGGATTTAACAGAAGGAACAATAGAACAGAAAACTGGAAGGGCAAAGAAAATGATGCTCTGGTTTGGTATTGTTAGTTTACTAATGACCTTTGCGGGTTGGACCAGTGCTTACATTGTTAGTAGTACTCGTGAAGATTGGTTAACTGATTTTCAATTACCAGGTATTTTCTTTATAAGTACAGGGGTGTTAATCTTAAGTAGTCTAACATTTATCCTGGCAAAGATGGCTATGCGGGGAAATAAATCTTCTTTATGTACCAGTTTTTTGATAACGACTTTGGTTTTAGGGGTGATTTTTATACTCTTACAATTTCGTGGTTTTTCTGAAATTGTAGCGCAGGGATTTTATTTTACAGGAGAATCTAGTAGTGTAACTACTTCTTATATTTTCCTAATTGCAATGGTGCATATCTTACATGTTGTTGCAGGATTAATTTCCTTATTAGTGGTTATTACGAACCAACTTAAGGGTAAATATTCGCCTGAAAATCTGTTAGGTATAGAGTTAGGGGCAACGTTTTGGCACTTCTTAGATTTACTTTGGGTGTATTTAATGCTATTTTTTTACTTTTTTAAGTAA